A region of the Rhodothermales bacterium genome:
GGATCGAAGCGGCGCGCGATGCCACTGAGGGAGTTCGAACCCGTTTTTGCAAAGGGTAGTCGCCCGCGGGAGGGACGATCGGCGCGTTCCGGCGATGTGATGATCGATTGACATAACTTGATATGACAGGTACTTTATCGAGGCGGTGACGCGTCGGGTCGGAGCCTGTTATTAGAACTGTTCAGGGGAGGGGCATGAACTACGGCTTTCTCATACGCAACGATCGGTGCATCGGCTGTCATGCCTGTTCGACGGCGTGCAAGAGTGAGAACGAGGTGCCGCTCGGCGTAAACCGGACGTGGGTCAAGAGCGTCGAGACCGGATTGTACCCGAACGTACGCCGGCACTTTCAGGTAACCCGCTGCAACCACTGCTCCAACCCGCCGTGTGTGCGCATCTGCCCGGTTACGGCCATGTACCAGCGGCAGGACGGAATTGTAGAATTTGATCCTGACGTATGCATCGGATGCAAAGCATGCCTGCAGGCCTGTCCGTACGACGCCATCTACATCGACCCCAGCAGCGGGACCGCTGCCAAGTGTCACTACTGCGCGCACCGCGTTGAACTCGAACTCGAGCCAGCCTGCGTCGTGGTCTGTCCGGAGCACGCCATCATCTCCGGAGACCTCGACGATTCGGAATCGGAGATCGCTCGCATGCTGGCCGAGAACCAGACGACGGTTCGCAAACCCGAACAGGGGACGGCACCCAAACTCTATTACACGAACGGCAACGACGTGAACCTCACACCGACCGCGGTTGAGAGGGCGCCGACCAGTTTCGCCTGGGCAGATGTGATCGCGCTTCACTCGGGCGACGGACACACGGAGGCACCCGCCGACGTCAAGACGAGACAATCATCGAGAATGTCGGCCTCCGGCGCCGCACTTAGAAAGGGGCAGTCCCAGGGTGTGCCCGATGCCGGACCAATCCTTATTGGAGACGGGCGAATGGCGGAGCAGATGGTGCAGGTCACCTACAACGCGCAGCACAAGATCCCGTGGCACTGGCCCGTTCCGGCATACCTCGTGACGAAAGGGATTTCTGCCGGCCTGTTTCTTTTTCTCGCGCTCGGATGGGGACTCGGTCTGGTCGGTTTCCACCAGCCTCTGTTCTTGATCGCCGGTTTCGTGTCCATTCTGTTTGCAATCATCACGACCGGGTTGCTCGTTCTCGATCTTGAGCGGCCCGAGCGATTC
Encoded here:
- the nrfD gene encoding polysulfide reductase NrfD; this translates as MNYGFLIRNDRCIGCHACSTACKSENEVPLGVNRTWVKSVETGLYPNVRRHFQVTRCNHCSNPPCVRICPVTAMYQRQDGIVEFDPDVCIGCKACLQACPYDAIYIDPSSGTAAKCHYCAHRVELELEPACVVVCPEHAIISGDLDDSESEIARMLAENQTTVRKPEQGTAPKLYYTNGNDVNLTPTAVERAPTSFAWADVIALHSGDGHTEAPADVKTRQSSRMSASGAALRKGQSQGVPDAGPILIGDGRMAEQMVQVTYNAQHKIPWHWPVPAYLVTKGISAGLFLFLALGWGLGLVGFHQPLFLIAGFVSILFAIITTGLLVLDLERPERFLRIVFRPQWRSWLTRGAFLLIGFSMLVTAWWVIEMGPVLDLWSDSVPTGLRGLFMWIGVPLALGAALYTAFLFGQAEGRDLWQSALLPAHLVIQAAMAGATVILIMGAFVAFMPDALQLAKVSFAIALIFDLIVIVAGEFGMPHASEAAARAAHEITHGRFRTSYRLGVLIAGHLVPLGLLLIGGPVVLALAGALSIVGLYLYEYAFVMAPQEVPNS